gacatgactcaCTGCTATTACTATGCTCCCAATACTCATCAAACTAAATTTTTCCAACATCTGCTAACAACAGTGGTAAAACATGCAAGGTATGACAATTATGATGGAAGATTCCATATTGGTGCTTAACACCAAGTTGGATAATTAATCTTTGCCAAAGACTTTACAGGAAGCTCCCAATTCAAATCCCCAGACTTTTATAGAAATTTTATCGGATTGTATGTAGACTCTTGACATACAATCctgagtttttatgttctcccatCCAAGTACTAACCAGGCCTGACTGGCTCGGCTTCTGAGATTAGGAGCATTCAGGGTGGGGTGGCTGTAGTCTTAAATTTATCATATAGAAACATTTTGCTCTGTGCATAATCAGCATTACAATGTTAAATGTTAGAAATAAagttcttgattggccaggctgggaagACAGTCAGTGACTGCTGGGATGCTGGAAACATCCTGCACTGAGCTCTGCATGCACAGCCTAAAGATGTTATGGTGAAATTATACAACACGCTGCATTAGATGGCGggacgccagattcttgtccattatcagccctgaagcgataatcagacaagaatcatctgacgtgtgtacgtagcctaaagcagATCATGGCCGGTAGGAGGAGGTAGAaggatgctgtacatagcttcatAAAAGCAAAACGCTGTgataacacccacatgtgatttTAAGCCTTCATTATTGAAATAACTAAAAACCAAAGAAGAAAAGCTGGGTCAGGATCATTCTGCCTGAATAGGAGCTGGATTGAGGAAACGATCTGGGACAGCCCTGGAGTTTTGAAAAGAGGGaataggaaggaaaaagaaatttGGTTTTCTGCTTTAGCATGAGATTTCAGTGATTAggattacatatatatttatcctcTTTTTATTCAAATTAACCAACAGTGATCAccccagccccttctagctgggcgcaccaccctgctgGTTTTTgattggttactgaagagctgggtcacaatactggggctgccacccacctctAGCTTCTTCTCACCCGAAATTCTGGCTTGAACACTGAGCATGCAGGACGTAGTACAGGAAACAGAGGCTAAGGGCTTTTCTCCCCCCCtaaaaacacattcacatttttatgttacattagcACAGCTCATTCATCTGAAGGCCCGGCCAACACAGCCCATAGTATAGAATTGTGTGTTGCTTATTGAATTGCAGAGTAACAAGCTGACAGCGAGGATTTATAATGTATCCCTAGCCATACATTTTAATCTGGGATGAATTAGGGAAGGGTTACACCCTCtggtatgtttttattgctgcacgTGTCCCGGATGGGGAGATTTATCCTCTCTGCGTCTTGGTGGTCGCCAtgaaagtgagaagaaatatATAATTGCCCCCAGAAAAACAGATTAGGAGAAATTTTCTGATGGGGTCACCTATCCAGGAGGAGAATTCTTTTGACTTTGGGGCACAAAGGGAAATTTAACCAAAGGACAGCAAAATAATATGATCGAACCAAATCCCCTCTTTTTATATTTGCACTTTGCTTCTGTATGTCCTATGATTGTGACAACATAGAGCTCTGTCCTTCTGTGCCATGTTCTCCCCACCTTtagaaaacatataaagaaagtTACAAACAGACAGAGATAGTCAGgcagcatgctgggacttgtagtccttcAGCTTACATAACACTCCCCAGCCTGTGACACCTCTTACACACACAGCAGAAAGGATACAACCCCGCGTCTTCTGCCTGCACAGGGAACACAAATGACATCCGTTATACACATTGACATCCCGCTCACAGCTGAAATATCACCATTCATAGATCGCTCTGTTTATGTGCTCACCTTTGGACGCCATCTTGTTGCTCTAAGGACGCGTATGACGTCACTTCCTGGATACCGCTGACATGTCTCTAGTGATAGGCTTAGTGTGCTGAGCTCTCCATCTGGTATTCCTGGGTCAGAGATCCTTGTGGGAGACTTCACACTGAAGCTGGATATCTATGTTTGTAAAaggagaaataaatataaaaataattacaataaaggCTCTGTGTATTTCAAacaattgcaaatttttttttatactattttattttattacttttataaagtatttaaatagcgctgacacttaaagcatatctaaactcagaaatttcactttatataaaagggtagacaacccttttatgttaagtaaaaattctgtttgtttttaaagtgcaacaccgccccctaattctccatcgcctaggccagaggtcagcaaacttttgttgcaactaggccatttcaggggtgggcaggagcacactaggccggactctctctcgagtcctgccctaatggctccgccatccaccaggaatgccccctgaagggaaatccctctcctctgtacgAATTGCCaaggagatggatttcccttcagggggcgttccctatttaccccggaggcggaagtgttaacgccggccacggtTAATAGGGAAGCCATAGCATGAGGACCCTCaaaatcccgggaggctcttgggcgctcctcctgtgcatgcccatgCATCTCgtgggaagagaaaaaaaattgccgatctcatatatgcgcagtaagattggcaagtttttttttccaacctatgtcatccaatcttgcgcctgggtcgggtgatgtaggaagaagaacctggaagaagaggtgaaAATGGTGGCACCCGGAGCGCCAGGTCGGAGACAGATGCTGGAACAACGCAGGCCCGAtgaaagacacctccggaccgattgctgtgtgggattaaaggtaagtacatttttttttttttcgttttaggtatttttgagtttagttcctctttaaataggGGTAGGCACCCCCCTCCCAGTTTCGGAGGCTTATTGACTGCCCAACAGCGACTGGTTCAAACCCAGCAGTACTGACGGACAtcctatatgtaataaaaaaattaataaataatccTTTTCTAAGCAAAATAGTTTTAGGTagatccatttaaaaaaataaccttcGGCCTGCCTGCAGGGGTCAATGCAGCTTGAAGATAACAGCAGTTGTAATTGTCAGATACAATAACAGTATTAAaactattaaatacaaaatacatttaaaaaaatggtctaaaaaatatttatgtttaaagccAGGCATACTAGCTGAAAAGAAACCCACCAACTCAAGCCATTGTATACCTACATAAACTTCACACAGGACAGGATGATcgagtccaaagtcatgtcactagctgtccctcacaggggttcacaatgtaatgtccctaccatagtcatatgtcattattacagtcgaattttggggggaagccaattaaccttactgcattattactggaatgtgggaggaaaccagagtacctggaggaaacccatgcaaacacagggagaacctacaaactccatgcagatagtgtccttgccgagattcgaaccagggaaccagtgctaaccactgagccatcgttATACCTTTGTTGGCTCTCAGTATTGCTGATAACCCGTAGTCCATCTGAAGCCactttgggttctatttataaaatagggacaTTTTAGatcatttcctggtgggaatgtttcaatggcagtgattgatttccACTAGtgaatgtttaggggaatgtcatattcactgatttataaatagttcTTTCTGTGCAGGGATGGCTGCATGGCATGCGGGTTTACTGACGGTGACAATGGTAGATCATGTCTGTGCCAAGGGTGTCGGGCCAGCTGCTTGGGCTGTGTTGTGGCATTGAGGTTGAGGTGCAGTTACTGATTCCATGTGCTAATGAACCTCAGCCTGTGGGAAGATGCTACAAATAGCTCCTATCCTCAACAGCCCTACATGTTGGTTGTGAATGAATTCACAGCATTGATTATTATTCACAATATTATTCACTGATTCTCTATATTGTTATTACAAAAATGATGCAATATAAATGATAACAGCATGTTGTAATTGTCAGATACAATACCAGTATTGAAtactattaaatacaaaatacatttaaaaaattggtctaaactgaattttttatgtttaaagccAGGCATACTAGCTGAAAAGAAACTACTAACGCAAGCTATTCTATACCTACATAAACTTCACACAGTACAAGATGTTCgacttttacaaatttttattaaaatggtaaaaatttgaTCTGTAAAACCACAATTTGCAGTAGctagaaaattatttgaaatatctacacaaaacaatttgtaaacacaaatacacaaatatgaaTGGCTTATAAATACTGGAAGAAACATATGTTCATTTTATAAGAACTTATACTTTAAGGCAAGGGTCTTTAAATAATTTGGaaactttcatcaataaagtgGAAAGCCTGTCATATAAGTGCTGACAAGTGGTGGTTTGGCAGCTCACGGATTGGTTTTTCCAAGTCTGTGTAGCTCGGAGATTATTGGCTTGCCAGAGCAATACAGCTCTGGCTCCTAAAACccagtaaaataattaaagatgAAGATTTCATGTTGAAAGCAGAGAGTCCCTGtgaaaagaattaaaatgatACAATTCCAGCAGTATTTCAGTATTTCCATACAAAATTTCACCACCAACAGTGGGCACTGCAGGAAAAATCAGGGCAAACCCTGGCCAGACTGAAGAGTCAATAGTGAAAGACAATTTCCTTAAAACAGGAAATGCCCAATAAAGGATCCCTCCaccatcaaatattttaaaagctgttGGGGAGTTAAAACTAAAATTCCAGGCAAACAgttaaatatactaataaaaaatattagctgTTTTACATGCCAGAGGATCTGCACTTCTTTCCAACCACTCCTGAGATTTCAGAGCAATGCCTTGCCTGCAGTTCCTTCTCACATCCCccaaatacagtttaaaatgaaaatctgtaGACTGATGAGCTCCTCCATCTTTCACCTTGTTCTCCATCTATCAGCCTCTTCTTGCCCTGCAGTACACCTGTCTGGTATCTTTCACAGCTTACCTGCTTGCACATAAAAAAGTATTCGTATGATACAGCTGGATACTTTAAGAGAGTAGATTGAGATCTCCCTGTACTATCAGTAAGAATGTGGCTCAGCCCATAAGTGACACTTGACAAATAGTCTGCTGCACAATCAACCTTTCATCAGACTGTAGCAAAAGTAGTTGTCACAAACAGAACATTTAAAAGAACAAGGATACAATAAACCAACCACTCTAATTCATTGCATACAAAAGTGTAAGGAATCTCATGCCTTGACAATTAATTTGATAATGATCTAGCTTACTGATTATGTTAGATAGAAAAATGTAGGGAATGTACTAGCAATGTTTGACTTACATTTAGAAAACAATCTGCTCTCCATTTTTTACCATGAAGTTCCACTATCTACTGCATCTGTTCCCATACAAAATAATTCTGCTCCCGATGATTCAACATGTTCTAAAACCTGAATTTCCCACAGCTACCTGCCTATCAGATCTCTTATGGTAGGTTTGATTTTTATTGCTGACAGTTTTTAGTTCTATGGATGTAATATATCCAAATGAAGACAGATTTTAATTATTCTAGCAGTGTATACAACAGCAGGACAGGGCTTTCATCATGGGAGGGAACCATCCATATTACTGTATAGGTGGGAGAGGGTCTAATGCTGAATGTGAATTTCCATACGAACTGTATGTCGACAGAGTATGATAAGTGCACCtttatctataaaataataatcatggcTACAACTTCTGTCAGTGTGACAGGCATGTGATATAAGATTTGGCTGCTTATTAGATTTATAATTAGGTTTGGTCTGTTATTCAACGCATTTTCCACAAAATAAGTGTTGTGAAGTCTTCCGTGTCTGTGATAAATAAAGGATCCATATAAAGACTCCAGCAACCAACACATGATGAGAAAAGACGTCCTATTCTTGGTGTTTGGATTCAACCTTGCACTCTTGCAAAGTCATTGCGAAGCCAGATAGAGTCGTGATAGAAGCGGGAATCTCCAAGATTCAGAGCTGTTCTCTTGTAGAAGTAGAAATAAAACACGGccactgtaagaaaaaaagaacaacaggATCACAACTTGCCCAAAGAAAACCTACAGTAATCAGCCTACACTAAAGATaaaaatgatcctttccaatgtgaAAAGagtgaaagatgcatgaatgacgCTGTACATACATAACaccgatctgctctatggagaggtgagaacgatggagcggcacccctctgtgctctctacccttcacttttattacgatcgttcgttgaccGTTGACCCATCAGGATAGACAATTTACCTAACtatatgtttttgcaatgtgggaggaaacccacacaaacaccgggagaacctgcaaactccatgcaaattcCTGGATAATATTCCAACCTGGGACcaagagctgcaaaggccagagtgctaaactctgagcTGCCCATTGTGGAAAAAATGATGGCTATTGAATGGCTGATGGCTCCCAACCTGTGTTCTGAGACAGGCCACGCCATAAATCAATCCAACTTCAAGCCTATCTAGTATGATTAAGCCTTGAGTGAGGGAGACTTTTAGAAAATTAGATAAAAGAGAACTGGCATCAAATACATGACTCTGGCACTCAGATGGGTAATGTTACAGTTTGGTTACACAGTAGAAACGTATTTGGAATTAATCTCCTACATTAACTTGAATGGATAAAGAGATTAAACAAGGAcctagatttttttctattttaggtaTACTTCTGGAAGATTAAACTGAATCGATTAACCTCACAGAAATCACCCAACAAACAAGATGCAGAAAATGTCTTACTTttcttatattttccttttatctctTACTTTTTGCTGGTTCAAACTGTCATTCATTACTGGTAATATAAGAGCTTCCATGTGTATGAAAAGGGCTGCAGGAAATCTGATCACTGATCTGATTCTAACTGCTAACTGgcagagttttatatatatatatatatatatatatatatatatatatatatatatataaaacaaacttgGGCAAGTCTTAGGCATTCTACACCtttcatttatcaaagctgtgaagcaaaaataatataagtaCTACTTAGTAAATAATAGGGCTTTTCTTACAGAAAGTCTAAAgaggtgtttctcaacctggatTCCCCCCggggtttgctaggggttccatgagcaatatgtgactcaggtcagtttaggtgacaccaattatcattttggctatctgtaaggatgacattcttccccagGGCCAGCagtgtaggaagcattcttcttATCGactatcacactaatatactgtgagctgtgaatatagtaattattgaatgggttccctaaagacccgaaagttatttcaaggggtttcccatGTAAAAAATAACACTGATCTAAAGTGACACATAATAAATAAGGAGGAACAAGCATACAATCACATGTAGGCAATATAATTGTGCTCCTATTTTGAAAAAGTGTTCATTAAAGTCAAGTGGACAATGCTTGCCATGTATTCTGCACCACAACTTGTGAAAACGCTAGTAAAAttaaatctaagaaaaaaaaacttttataaatgttgcCAAATACAGTTTCTACATTGGATCACTCCAGCAAGGGAATTCCAAAGTAATAGGCTTTTTATAAGTGGTTGTTATGttttaaagtaatgaaaaatgaaaacaatgggggGCTGAGTGTGGGGTAGGGCATGGTGGGCTTCACACAGTGactttacaaaagtaaaactGTCTCTCCAACACTTGTACACACAGACTCACCAACTCTCTGGAGGACAAACAATGCCTGGAGACCATCAGACCAAATGAAGGCATTTTCAGTATTCCATCGTAAGTtctaaaaggaaaatacataatacatagaTCACACTTATCAAATACATTAAAGGCTTTTAACTATGATGTGATAAGGGGATTCGTACCATGAGCCACACATGTAATGACACACTGAGCGCCAGGTGCAGTGTGCACAGAATGACAGTGACTTGAAATCGCTGACACAGGAGGCCTAGGAGACCGGCTTGGAAGACAAAGGTGTTAAAAAGCATAAGAAACAAGACGATGGCTGCAAACAGGATACCCACATCCTGCaatctgaaagaaaaaaggaCATGAAGATAACCATGATAGCTGCAGAACttacatgatttattaaaaagacgGCTAAGACTTACATAAAGAGCACAAGCTGAATAACTGGAGCTGAACGAAGCAATTCAGAGAATGAATTGACAAATAAGTCATAGATCAGCAGCAGGGACTGCAGGGAAAGCACTAGGCTGTAGTTACCAGGTTGCAGCATCCTCTAATAAACTGACCTGCAGGGACAGACAATAAATATTAGATATGAAAACATGGGGAAAAGTATAAACAATAATTCTGTACAGAAGGTACTTGTAATAGTGAATATTTAaacacaatgcaatttttttgttgcaTCTTAAACAAGTTTTCATATTTTCCTATAACACTGTACATGCATACAAAACATCAGCTCAACATAAATACTTATGCATTCTGCTAAGGGGTAAAGGAACATTCATCAGCAAAGATTTCAATATGCCTTTTATTGGTAATGCACAAAAATGCTCAATGCAGGTATGATAGCCAGCATAGAAAAAGTGTAATAGTCTTATTTTTTTCCACTAGTTCTTTGATATTTTCTGTAACGATTGTTGGTTGATATTGAAAATGTACTCCCTGTAcacttatgtttatttttttttttaaatataaaaataaatcaacatcCACTGAAAACGAAATGCTCCACGTGCAGTACATAGATATAATGTAGACAAATAGGAATTATTATAAAGCacacctagggctctatttacaaagcagtaactCTGATatcaaaacattccctggtagagaatcaatctTTGCCACTGAAATACTTGGAAAATTgtacaccagagaatgttttggtgaatgtcagattcacaacTTTAATTATAGGCTCATTAAAgtgcaattttattaaataaaatgtgtgaatgggccctaggCAGAATCTTTGCTCAAATGAATAGGTAGTAGAAGGGCAGTGCCAGTTCTCTGCAACTCTGCCAGCTAAAGTAATTTCCACTAATGCCTAGAATGGGCCAAATGTAGGAAGTAATGCAATAGCAGTTCCAATGAACCCTGATGTATACAGTGAGACTTTTAACTCAATACAATCCTAATAAACATCCTGCCCAAAATGAAGAACGTCACATGTAGTCATCAATTAGTAGTACCACATCCCTAAATTATCATAACTGAATAACAACACATCAATAGGTGTTGGGACTTTAGAGGCAAATTGATCCACTATTATTTACttatacaattttgtttattgtgtaagTAGATTAgaagattatttttaaaacagacaaTTAGAATTAcaacacagtgttctccccagccctttttagcggggtgcaccacccggctatttttgtgtgcttactgatgagttgggtcacaatacaggggctcccgcccacctacattttcttcccacccagtttaaagtAAATTCTGGGTTGGGCACTGCAACATATCCTGCTCATCAAACAGACGTTAATTGAAATATCCTACGCCTTCTGTGAAATTACACCCGCTTCTTTAGGAATCATTAAGACCTGGAACAAcatgttattaaatatttcaatatttttaaatgttgatgtGTTGTTGTTGTTCAGAAACATCTTGCCTTAATTTTAAGTCAGTACTTATTGGCCCCTAAAAATAAATCTGCGCTTTTCTGCAATGGGCTTGTATTACTTCCACAGCATATTCTTGGCTTTCTTTCCTTCCCTACCCCAGTGTCAGGACAAGATGCACTAACGCTGAAAAGGCCTCAGAATACCCCCTCCCATGAGCCCGGAATTACTTCAGTagattttacatagttacatagtaggtcgggttgaaaaaaagacataagtccatcaagttcacacacatgaaaataaacatatcgcagatataaaacccatatcatatccagaggaaggcaaaaaacccctggaacaatttgcttcaaaaagggaaaaaatattaaaggctggagaagatacattttcatcagtaaacctgggtgatcacccaggttcacccatgatgatCTACCTTTTCCAGCttatccagcaattctggaatggattttttttaatagtaaagtaatttactattagttagaaaatatttttaatcctggatcagatccattccagatttgctggatacgCTAGAAAAGATAGATAatcgtgggtgaacctgggtggtcaaACAAAGCTGCAATGGATTTCTTGGAAGATGGAAGATCATTtgctatatatattaataatatatattcacctCGCCTGTGATTCCTCACTGCTTCTTTATTCGTCACAGGCAATGCTGAGGTTAGTGGTGTGGGTGACACAAAGGAGTGAAGTCAGTCACTTGGTCAAAAGGAAG
The genomic region above belongs to Pyxicephalus adspersus chromosome 9, UCB_Pads_2.0, whole genome shotgun sequence and contains:
- the TMEM138 gene encoding transmembrane protein 138 — encoded protein: MLQPGNYSLVLSLQSLLLIYDLFVNSFSELLRSAPVIQLVLFILQDVGILFAAIVLFLMLFNTFVFQAGLLGLLCQRFQVTVILCTLHLALSVSLHVWLMNLRWNTENAFIWSDGLQALFVLQRVVAVFYFYFYKRTALNLGDSRFYHDSIWLRNDFARVQG